In a genomic window of Scyliorhinus torazame isolate Kashiwa2021f chromosome 5, sScyTor2.1, whole genome shotgun sequence:
- the LOC140419394 gene encoding uncharacterized protein, which yields MEGKSTVHSGEKPYSCCVCGRGFSRSSGLTRHKCSHTEEKPWKCADCGNGFTYPSKLETHRRSHTGERPFICSTCGKGFTQPSALSTHQRLHSRERPFTCSTCGKGFTISAHLLSHQLVHTDEKPFQCPDCGRCYKRSGDLMCHQRVHTDERPFRCSQCGTGFRRSSNLTVHQRTHTVERPFVCTKCGKRFTQSSDLQKHQRIHTGERPFQCPDCEKCCKRFGELLQHQRVHTDERQFRCSHCGTGFRRSSHLTVHQRTHTGERPFTCSECGKGFTQSAELLNHQRIHTDERPFHCPDCGNCYKRSGDLMRHQRVHTDKRPFRCSHCGTGFRQLSHLTAHQRIHTGERPFACSWCGKGFTQSSALQKHQRVHTWERPFTCSKCRKGFTTSSLLLKHRGHK from the coding sequence atggaaggaaaaagcaccgttcacagtggggagaaaccatactcgtgttgtgtgtgtggacgaggattcagtcgatcatcaggcctcacaagacacaaatgcagtcacactgaggagaaaccgtggaaatgtgcggactgtgggaatggattcacttatccatccaagctggaaactcatcgacgcagtcacactggggagagaccattcatctgctccacgtgtgggaagggattcactcagccatccgctctgtccacacaccagcgacttcactccagggagagaccattcacctgctccacatgtgggaaaggatttactatttcagcccacttgctgagtcaccagctagttcacactgatgagaaaccgtttcaatgtccagactgcgggaggtGCTATAAAAGATCTGGGgatctgatgtgccatcaacgtgttcacactgacgagagaccattcaggtgctctcagtgtgggactgggttcagacgatcgtctaacctcactgtacatcagcgaacacacacagtggagaggccattcgtctgcaccaagtgtgggaagagattcactcagtcatccgacctgcagaagcatcagcgaattcacactggggagagaccgtttcaatgtccagactgcgagaaGTGCTGTAAACGTTTTGGGGAACTGTTAcaacatcaacgtgttcacactgacgagagacagtttaggtgctctcactgcgggactgggttcagacgatcatctcatctcactgtacaccagcgaactcacactggggagagaccattcacctgctcagagtgtgggaagggattcactcagtcagccgaACTTctgaatcaccagcgaattcacactgatgagagaccatttcattgtccagactgcgggaattgTTATAAACGTTCTGGGgatctgatgcgccatcaacgtgttcacactgacaagagaccgtttaggtgctctcattgtgggactgggttcagacaattgtctcacctcactgcacatcagcgaattcacactggggagaggccattcgcctgctcctggtgtgggaagggattcactcagtcatccgccctgcagaagcaccagcgagttcacacttgggagagaccgttcacctgttccaagtgtaggaagggattcaccacttcatccctcCTGCTGAAACACCGAGGCCACAAATAa